One genomic region from Lysobacterales bacterium encodes:
- the gspI gene encoding type II secretion system minor pseudopilin GspI, with the protein MILSLVLVALIRAAGLQAQALTHHRDSTLAQWVAANVAAELRAQGAPPVGRQQGEMRMGPQRWRWQAETSDTDVERVRRMEISVFAAESESLAGGDADPVARLTAFATP; encoded by the coding sequence TTGATCCTGTCGCTGGTGCTGGTCGCCTTGATCCGCGCGGCCGGGCTGCAGGCGCAGGCGCTCACTCACCATCGCGACAGCACTCTGGCGCAGTGGGTGGCGGCGAATGTGGCGGCCGAGCTGCGCGCTCAGGGCGCGCCGCCGGTGGGCCGCCAGCAGGGCGAGATGCGGATGGGCCCGCAGCGCTGGCGCTGGCAGGCCGAAACCAGCGACACCGATGTCGAGCGCGTCCGGCGCATGGAGATCAGCGTGTTCGCCGCGGAGAGCGAGAGCCTCGCAGGGGGCGACGCCGATCCGGTCGCACGTCTGACCGCGTTCGCGACGCCATGA
- a CDS encoding porin: MIKPLCCALTLALMFPAVADAQVRLSGFGQVMAGTTLDDNPIPLLGYDDEIDFKPESLFAVQISADLAEQWSATAQVVARGREDFEPEFAWAYLNWKSGNWSAKLGRQRIPFYRYSDFLEVGYAYAWLRPPRTVYGGTGFDNFDGINLNYSRFDGELFSSFQVIYGGTDVTVVRPQVTFQQSLNRLFGVAWDGSYAGWLNMRAAYIVAKTDINSPLLNPLLTALTSNGFGRVATSIDVVKDDGYFWGVGADIDRGNWVVGFETIGRGIDGSIAPDTRESYVSGGYRFGAWQPYVVYGWAKAEPDFSLADPLRVAPPLFNATLGALQRQASDYTYTSVGVRWDVSSNVALKADYSRFNPDVAGQTDGDALVLGAVFSF, from the coding sequence GTGATCAAACCCCTCTGCTGCGCCCTCACCCTGGCGCTGATGTTCCCCGCCGTCGCTGACGCCCAGGTCCGCTTGAGCGGATTCGGCCAAGTGATGGCCGGCACCACGCTCGACGACAACCCGATTCCCCTTCTCGGTTACGACGACGAAATCGACTTCAAGCCCGAGTCCCTGTTCGCGGTGCAGATCAGCGCCGATCTCGCCGAGCAGTGGTCGGCCACCGCCCAGGTAGTGGCGCGCGGCCGCGAAGACTTCGAACCCGAGTTCGCCTGGGCCTACCTCAACTGGAAGTCCGGCAACTGGTCCGCCAAGCTCGGTCGCCAGCGCATCCCGTTCTACCGCTATTCCGATTTCCTTGAGGTCGGCTACGCCTACGCTTGGCTGCGCCCGCCGCGCACGGTGTACGGCGGTACGGGCTTCGACAACTTCGACGGCATCAACCTGAACTACAGCCGCTTCGACGGCGAGCTGTTTTCGAGTTTCCAGGTGATCTACGGAGGCACGGACGTCACGGTCGTGCGGCCGCAGGTGACCTTCCAGCAGTCGCTCAACAGGCTGTTCGGTGTCGCTTGGGACGGCAGCTACGCGGGCTGGCTGAACATGCGCGCCGCCTACATCGTCGCGAAAACGGACATCAACTCGCCCCTGCTGAATCCCCTGCTGACGGCACTCACGAGTAACGGGTTCGGGCGCGTCGCCACCAGCATCGACGTCGTCAAGGACGACGGCTACTTCTGGGGCGTCGGCGCCGATATCGATCGCGGCAACTGGGTGGTCGGATTCGAGACGATCGGTCGCGGTATCGACGGCTCGATTGCGCCCGATACGCGGGAGTCCTACGTCTCAGGCGGCTATCGCTTCGGCGCTTGGCAGCCCTACGTCGTGTATGGCTGGGCGAAAGCCGAACCCGACTTCAGCCTGGCTGACCCGTTGCGCGTGGCCCCGCCGCTGTTCAATGCGACGCTGGGAGCACTTCAGCGCCAAGCCTCGGACTACACCTACACCTCGGTGGGGGTGCGCTGGGACGTTTCTAGCAACGTGGCGTTGAAGGCCGACTACAGCCGCTTCAATCCGGATGTCGCGGGCCAAACCGACGGCGACGCGCTGGTTCTCGGCGCAGTCTTCAGCTTCTAA
- a CDS encoding TonB-dependent receptor, with protein MQNTLKYVAELRASQLGLALSFAILSLGTTAARAQDAADEAELVLDQIQVTGSRITREGFITPSPVTAISSEEIRATGAETASDLLASLPALQNTFTSANSGRFIGTVGLGQLDLRGMGQARTLVLVNGRRHVGSSPGSSAVDVNTIPVELIERIEIITGGASAVYGADAVAGVVNFIMKRDFQGFEARAQHGAADEGSFERSFASFTGGNTFSDGRGSAAFSAEFSTQSSLGLTERSVGRQSLVLVPNPAFDPSRPVSESNPQRVLQGPGGLFTQTNGGRFVVGGTSYVFDADGSFRRQRFDGPRDTGQCVNCDYLDLASTTELQPALDRFSLNSFFNFQINENHRAFFEGKYSRSNSESQRQPSFDQISADGSTGGLVVRLDNAYVSNELRQLHEQAGRQLIRVARFNEDAGRRGEEAERQTFRVVAGVDGYFGESWGYEVAAVHGRTTVDRINSANRINERFQAGLDAVRDSSGNLVCRTTVDPNAINPHTGSVYSAFARTGCVPFSIFGNGAVSAEAAQWFNARSLNEASLSQTVLGGSVNNPFLFDTWAGSAGFAGGVEYRREASSENTDPLSALGLTFLNAIPSRGGSYDVKEAFAELSLPVLADLPAVESLTFDFAGRFSHYDTIGSTGTWRLGLDWSVIPGLRVRGTRARSVRAPGINELFNPQSANFAVVADPCSARNIPNAANPTQRAANCRALGVPAGFEDAVSSGRPGFSGGNPDLNEEVGTTTSLGVVWQPEFVEGLGLSLDWWEIDLTDAIGAVTAQINANRCVDAPGGINNPFCAAIQRAGANGFVDSAGRAWAPYAIYSWTAFSENLARSLREGVDIEADYRFEAFGGDANVRFLGTRLLKVRSYAFQDFPQEFVEALTTEGNPRWRANLSASYRHGPWRASWETRHVDGVLRVALESFQSNPGQVAPIRNGSAAYHDLQVGYRFEKGVEVYAGIDNAFDKQLPPARFGTGANDGLYDNVGRFFRVGAIVTF; from the coding sequence ATGCAGAACACTCTGAAGTACGTCGCTGAGCTGCGCGCCAGCCAGCTCGGTCTTGCCCTCTCCTTCGCCATTCTTAGCCTCGGTACCACGGCCGCGCGCGCGCAAGACGCCGCGGACGAAGCCGAACTGGTGCTGGATCAGATTCAGGTCACCGGCTCGCGCATCACCCGCGAGGGCTTCATCACCCCGTCGCCGGTCACGGCGATCAGCTCGGAAGAGATTCGCGCCACCGGCGCCGAAACTGCGTCCGACCTGCTGGCCTCGCTGCCGGCGCTGCAGAACACCTTCACCAGCGCCAACTCCGGTCGCTTCATCGGCACCGTCGGCCTGGGCCAGCTGGACCTTCGCGGCATGGGCCAGGCACGCACCCTGGTGCTGGTCAATGGCCGTCGTCACGTGGGCTCCAGCCCGGGCTCCAGCGCGGTGGACGTCAACACCATTCCGGTGGAGCTGATCGAGCGCATCGAGATCATCACCGGCGGCGCTTCGGCGGTGTACGGTGCCGACGCCGTCGCGGGCGTGGTCAACTTCATCATGAAGCGCGACTTCCAGGGCTTTGAAGCGCGTGCTCAGCACGGCGCGGCCGACGAAGGCAGCTTCGAGCGCAGCTTCGCCAGCTTCACCGGCGGCAACACGTTCTCTGATGGCCGCGGTTCGGCGGCTTTCTCGGCCGAGTTCAGCACGCAGTCGAGCCTTGGCCTGACCGAGCGCAGCGTCGGTCGCCAAAGCCTCGTGCTGGTGCCCAACCCGGCGTTCGATCCCTCGCGGCCGGTGAGTGAGTCCAACCCGCAGCGCGTGCTGCAGGGCCCCGGTGGCCTGTTCACCCAGACCAATGGCGGCCGCTTCGTGGTCGGCGGCACGTCCTACGTGTTCGATGCGGACGGCAGCTTCCGTCGCCAGCGCTTCGACGGTCCCCGCGACACCGGCCAGTGCGTCAACTGCGACTACCTCGATCTCGCTTCGACCACCGAGCTGCAGCCTGCGCTGGATCGCTTCAGCCTGAACAGCTTCTTCAACTTCCAGATCAACGAGAACCACCGCGCCTTCTTCGAGGGCAAGTACTCGCGCAGCAACTCCGAGTCGCAGCGCCAGCCCTCGTTCGATCAGATCAGCGCCGACGGCAGCACCGGCGGCCTGGTTGTCCGTCTCGACAACGCCTACGTCAGCAACGAGCTGCGCCAGCTGCACGAGCAGGCGGGCCGCCAGCTGATCCGCGTTGCGCGCTTCAACGAAGACGCCGGTCGTCGCGGTGAAGAAGCCGAGCGCCAGACCTTCCGCGTGGTCGCCGGTGTGGACGGCTACTTCGGCGAGAGCTGGGGTTACGAAGTGGCGGCGGTCCACGGCCGCACCACGGTCGATCGCATCAACTCGGCGAATCGCATCAACGAGCGCTTCCAGGCTGGTCTGGACGCGGTTCGCGACAGCAGCGGCAACCTCGTCTGCCGCACCACGGTCGATCCGAACGCGATCAACCCGCACACCGGTTCGGTGTACTCCGCGTTCGCGCGCACCGGCTGCGTGCCGTTCAGCATCTTCGGCAATGGCGCCGTCAGCGCCGAAGCCGCGCAGTGGTTCAACGCGCGCTCGCTGAACGAGGCCAGCCTGAGCCAGACGGTGCTCGGCGGCTCGGTCAACAACCCCTTCCTGTTCGACACCTGGGCGGGCAGTGCGGGTTTCGCGGGCGGTGTTGAGTACCGTCGCGAGGCGAGCTCGGAGAACACCGATCCGCTGTCGGCGCTGGGCCTGACCTTCCTCAACGCCATTCCCAGCCGCGGCGGCAGCTACGACGTCAAGGAAGCCTTCGCCGAGCTGAGCCTGCCCGTGCTCGCGGACCTGCCGGCGGTCGAGTCGCTGACCTTCGACTTTGCCGGTCGCTTCTCCCACTACGACACCATCGGCTCCACCGGCACCTGGCGCCTCGGTCTCGACTGGAGCGTGATCCCCGGCCTGCGCGTTCGCGGTACGCGCGCCCGCTCGGTGCGTGCCCCCGGCATCAACGAGCTGTTCAATCCGCAGTCGGCGAACTTTGCCGTCGTTGCGGATCCCTGCAGCGCGCGCAACATCCCCAACGCTGCCAACCCGACCCAGCGCGCTGCCAACTGCCGCGCCCTGGGCGTGCCGGCGGGCTTCGAGGACGCGGTCAGCTCCGGCCGTCCCGGCTTCTCGGGCGGTAACCCGGACCTCAACGAGGAAGTCGGCACCACCACCTCGCTCGGCGTGGTGTGGCAGCCGGAGTTCGTCGAAGGGCTGGGCCTCAGCCTCGACTGGTGGGAAATCGACCTGACCGACGCCATCGGCGCGGTGACGGCCCAGATCAACGCCAATCGCTGCGTGGATGCCCCGGGCGGAATCAACAATCCGTTCTGTGCGGCGATCCAGCGCGCGGGCGCCAACGGCTTCGTGGATTCGGCCGGCCGCGCCTGGGCGCCGTACGCCATCTACAGCTGGACCGCGTTCAGCGAGAACCTCGCGCGTTCGCTGCGCGAAGGCGTGGACATCGAGGCCGACTACCGCTTCGAAGCGTTTGGCGGCGATGCCAACGTGCGCTTCCTCGGCACGCGTCTGCTGAAGGTGCGCAGCTACGCCTTCCAGGACTTCCCGCAGGAGTTCGTCGAGGCGCTGACCACCGAAGGCAACCCGCGCTGGCGCGCCAACCTCTCGGCCAGCTATCGCCACGGCCCGTGGCGGGCGAGCTGGGAAACCCGTCATGTCGACGGCGTGCTGCGCGTTGCCCTGGAGAGCTTCCAGAGCAACCCCGGCCAGGTCGCGCCGATCCGCAACGGCTCGGCGGCCTACCACGATCTGCAGGTGGGCTACCGCTTCGAGAAGGGCGTCGAGGTCTACGCGGGCATCGACAACGCCTTCGACAAGCAGCTGCCGCCGGCGCGTTTCGGCACCGGCGCCAACGATGGTCTGTACGACAACGTCGGCCGCTTCTTCCGCGTCGGCGCGATCGTGACGTTCTGA
- the gspG gene encoding type II secretion system major pseudopilin GspG — translation MIFRCSSRVHAAAPARLSASRPARGFTLIEILVVVTILGILAALVVPQLMSYPDEARVTRAQQDIQSLRTALDLYRMDNFSYPSTEQGLGALVAKPGGRPEAPNWRSGGYIKELPKDPWGGDYVYLSPGQTGDFDLYSLGADRAPGGEGAAADIGR, via the coding sequence ATGATCTTTCGCTGCTCCTCCCGCGTCCATGCTGCCGCCCCTGCGCGCCTGTCAGCCTCGCGCCCGGCGCGTGGTTTCACCCTGATCGAAATTCTGGTGGTGGTGACCATCCTCGGCATCCTCGCCGCCCTGGTCGTGCCGCAGCTGATGAGCTACCCCGACGAGGCGCGCGTGACCCGCGCCCAGCAGGACATCCAGTCGCTGCGCACGGCGCTCGATCTCTACCGCATGGACAACTTCAGCTACCCCAGCACCGAGCAGGGTCTAGGGGCGCTGGTTGCCAAGCCGGGCGGCCGGCCGGAAGCGCCGAACTGGCGCAGCGGCGGCTACATCAAGGAACTGCCGAAAGACCCGTGGGGCGGTGACTACGTCTACTTGAGCCCCGGTCAGACCGGCGATTTCGATCTGTACTCGCTGGGCGCCGATCGCGCGCCGGGCGGCGAGGGCGCGGCTGCTGATATCGGCCGCTGA
- a CDS encoding histidine triad nucleotide-binding protein: protein MSETLFDRIIRREIPADVVFEDEHVLAFRDINPQAPVHVLFIPKKPIATLNDLDEADTLLAGRLMKAAADYAKREGFADKGYRVVMNTNRDGGQSVYHIHLHLLAGRQMTWPPG, encoded by the coding sequence ATGAGCGAGACCCTATTCGACCGGATCATCCGCCGCGAGATTCCCGCCGACGTTGTGTTCGAGGACGAGCACGTGCTCGCCTTTCGCGACATCAATCCGCAGGCGCCGGTGCACGTGCTGTTCATTCCGAAGAAGCCGATCGCCACGCTCAACGATCTCGACGAGGCCGACACCCTGCTGGCCGGCCGGCTGATGAAGGCCGCCGCCGACTACGCCAAGCGCGAGGGCTTTGCCGACAAGGGCTATAGGGTGGTGATGAACACCAACCGCGACGGTGGCCAATCGGTGTACCACATCCACCTGCATCTGCTGGCGGGCCGTCAGATGACGTGGCCGCCGGGCTGA
- a CDS encoding adenosylmethionine--8-amino-7-oxononanoate transaminase, with translation MSTAPSLQAHWRQRDLEVLWHPCTQMREHHNDLLPLVPIARGEGAWLIDFEGRRYLDAVSSWWTNLFGHAEPRIGTAIAQQAQQLEQVILAGFSHAPAIELAEALLRLAPRAEGTPPFAKVFYADNGSAGVEVALKMSFHSHRNRGDVQRTRFVALSNSYHGETLGALAVSDIPLYRRVYAPLLITPIFTPSPDAYEALPGESPRDCAERAAQALESLLEREGDTLSAMIVEPLVQCAGGMRMHHPHYLQRARELCTRYGVHFIADEIAVGFGRTGTLFACEQAGIAPDLMCVSKGLTGGFLPLAAVLAPQHLYEAFLDDSRERAFLHSHSYTGNPLACAAARATLGIFDSEPVLERNRATAARLAALAAPLAEHPNVAEVRQTGMILAIELVADTATRTPIPSTQRAGLRAYRHAIEHGVLLRPLGDVLYWMPPYCIDEEGLDLLARVTRTALGAAIEGL, from the coding sequence ATGTCGACAGCCCCTTCCCTGCAAGCCCACTGGCGCCAGCGTGATCTCGAGGTGCTCTGGCACCCCTGCACGCAGATGCGCGAGCACCACAACGACCTGCTGCCGCTGGTGCCGATTGCGCGCGGCGAAGGCGCCTGGCTGATCGATTTCGAGGGCCGCCGCTATCTCGATGCGGTCAGCTCGTGGTGGACCAACCTGTTCGGCCACGCCGAGCCGCGCATCGGCACCGCCATCGCGCAGCAGGCGCAGCAGCTGGAGCAGGTGATCCTAGCCGGCTTCAGCCATGCGCCGGCGATCGAGCTGGCGGAAGCTCTGCTGCGCCTCGCGCCGCGCGCCGAGGGCACGCCGCCCTTTGCCAAGGTGTTCTACGCCGACAACGGCTCGGCCGGCGTCGAGGTCGCGCTGAAGATGAGCTTCCATAGCCATCGCAACCGCGGCGACGTCCAGCGCACGCGCTTTGTCGCGCTGTCGAACAGCTACCACGGCGAGACGCTCGGCGCCTTGGCGGTGTCCGACATTCCGCTGTACCGGCGGGTGTACGCGCCACTGCTGATCACGCCGATCTTCACGCCCTCGCCCGATGCCTACGAGGCCCTGCCAGGCGAGAGCCCGCGCGACTGCGCCGAGCGTGCAGCGCAGGCGCTGGAATCGCTGCTCGAGCGCGAGGGCGACACCCTCAGCGCGATGATCGTCGAGCCCCTGGTGCAGTGCGCCGGCGGCATGCGCATGCACCACCCGCACTACCTGCAGCGCGCTCGCGAACTCTGCACCCGCTACGGCGTGCACTTCATCGCCGACGAGATCGCGGTGGGCTTCGGCCGCACGGGCACGCTGTTCGCCTGTGAGCAGGCCGGCATCGCGCCGGATCTGATGTGCGTCTCCAAGGGACTCACCGGCGGCTTCCTGCCCTTGGCCGCAGTGCTGGCGCCGCAGCACCTCTACGAGGCGTTTCTCGACGACAGCCGCGAGCGCGCCTTCCTGCATTCGCACAGCTACACCGGCAACCCGCTGGCCTGCGCCGCAGCGCGCGCCACGCTTGGCATCTTCGACAGCGAGCCGGTGCTGGAGCGCAATCGCGCCACCGCAGCGCGACTGGCCGCGCTGGCCGCACCGCTGGCCGAGCACCCGAACGTCGCCGAGGTGCGACAGACCGGGATGATCCTCGCCATCGAATTGGTCGCCGACACGGCCACGCGCACACCGATTCCATCGACGCAACGCGCGGGCCTGCGCGCCTACCGCCATGCGATTGAACACGGCGTGCTGCTGCGGCCGCTGGGCGACGTGCTGTACTGGATGCCGCCCTACTGCATCGACGAAGAAGGCCTGGATCTGCTGGCGCGGGTGACGCGCACGGCGCTCGGCGCCGCCATTGAAGGCCTGTAG
- the recR gene encoding recombination protein RecR, producing the protein MALLEQLIDALRVLPGVGAKSAQRMAYQLLERNREGGRRLAAVLEAAMRGIGHCERCRTFSEDSLCAVCASASREASQLCVVETPADQTAIEAATGYRGLYFVLLGRLSPLDGRGPRELGLPQLDARLAEGQVQELIIATSATVEGEATAHYLSQLAAKHGVRASRLAHGVPLGGELEYIDRGTLAHAFGSRQAVAQTPRTGASE; encoded by the coding sequence ATGGCCTTGCTTGAACAGCTGATCGACGCGCTTCGCGTGCTTCCGGGCGTCGGCGCGAAGAGCGCGCAGCGCATGGCCTACCAGCTGCTGGAGCGCAATCGCGAGGGCGGGCGGCGCCTCGCCGCGGTGCTGGAGGCGGCCATGCGCGGTATCGGCCACTGCGAGCGCTGCCGCACTTTCAGCGAGGACAGCCTGTGCGCGGTGTGCGCGAGCGCCAGCCGCGAAGCCAGCCAGCTCTGCGTGGTCGAAACGCCGGCCGACCAGACCGCGATAGAAGCCGCCACCGGCTACCGTGGTCTGTACTTCGTGCTGCTGGGGCGACTGTCACCGCTCGACGGCCGCGGCCCGCGCGAGCTCGGCCTGCCGCAGCTCGATGCGCGTCTGGCGGAAGGGCAGGTGCAGGAGTTGATCATCGCCACCAGCGCCACCGTCGAAGGCGAAGCCACCGCCCACTACCTCAGCCAGCTCGCTGCCAAGCACGGCGTGCGCGCCAGCCGGCTTGCGCACGGCGTGCCGCTCGGCGGCGAACTCGAGTACATCGATCGCGGCACCCTGGCGCATGCCTTTGGCTCGCGTCAGGCGGTCGCCCAGACACCCCGCACAGGAGCATCGGAATGA
- a CDS encoding YbaB/EbfC family nucleoid-associated protein has protein sequence MRGPLAGLMQQAQKMQDNIKKAQEELGAIEVSGQAGGGMVKVQMTARMDVRRVQIDPSAIGDDIEMLEDLIAAAFNDAVNRANEASQAHMAKATAGMPLPPGMKLPF, from the coding sequence ATGCGCGGACCTCTCGCCGGCCTGATGCAGCAGGCCCAGAAGATGCAGGACAACATCAAGAAGGCCCAGGAAGAGCTGGGCGCGATCGAAGTCAGCGGCCAGGCCGGCGGCGGCATGGTCAAGGTGCAGATGACCGCGCGGATGGACGTGCGTCGCGTGCAGATTGATCCCTCGGCGATCGGCGACGACATCGAGATGCTGGAGGATCTGATCGCCGCCGCCTTCAACGACGCTGTCAATCGCGCCAACGAGGCCTCGCAGGCGCATATGGCCAAGGCCACGGCAGGCATGCCGCTGCCGCCCGGCATGAAGCTGCCGTTCTGA
- the gspH gene encoding type II secretion system minor pseudopilin GspH — MERTALPRSFVRNVRTRGFSLIEVLVVVVILGVVVGAVALSVGGGASRELEAQATRLQALLRLGCEQSELTGRDLGMFLSRRRIEFAWRGPDRWYPLTDAPREPLRSRELDAGIEWTLERDGERLGLLDHAPADPQLLCLSSGELSPFRIELSRTDVPERWRLEGRPDGQVLRERWDG, encoded by the coding sequence ATGGAGCGGACAGCGCTGCCACGCTCCTTCGTCAGGAACGTTCGCACACGCGGCTTCAGCCTGATTGAAGTGCTGGTGGTGGTGGTGATCCTCGGCGTTGTGGTGGGCGCCGTGGCGCTGTCGGTCGGCGGTGGCGCCTCGCGTGAGCTCGAAGCCCAGGCCACGCGCCTGCAGGCCCTGCTGCGCCTGGGCTGCGAGCAGTCCGAACTGACCGGCCGCGACCTCGGCATGTTCCTCAGCCGTCGCCGCATCGAATTCGCCTGGCGCGGCCCCGACCGCTGGTACCCGCTCACCGATGCCCCGCGCGAACCCTTGCGCTCGCGCGAGCTCGATGCCGGCATCGAGTGGACGCTTGAGCGCGATGGCGAGCGGCTGGGCCTGCTCGACCATGCGCCCGCGGATCCGCAGCTGCTGTGTCTTTCCAGCGGCGAGCTGAGCCCCTTCCGCATCGAGCTTTCGCGCACCGACGTGCCGGAGCGCTGGCGGCTTGAAGGCCGCCCGGACGGGCAGGTGCTGCGGGAGCGCTGGGATGGGTGA
- a CDS encoding acetyl-CoA carboxylase carboxyltransferase subunit alpha, whose protein sequence is MNQNFLDFEQPIAELEAKIAELRHASQGSAFNIEEEIVKLRDKLKVRTEEIFRELTPWQVAQLARHPLRPYTLDYIGHICEEFEELAGDRAYADDAALVCGIGRIDGKPVTIIGHQKGRDTKSKIKRNFGMPRPEGYRKALRIMKLAERFRMPLLTFIDTPGAYPGVGAEERGQSEAIARNLIEMAELKIPVVCTVIGEGGSGGALAIGVGDRTLMLEYSTYSVISPEGCASILWKSADKARDAAEQMGMTAPRLLEHGLIDKIIKEPLGGAHRDPAEAAKRIKAAVIGEVEALERLDLNALLEQRYARLRRYGSHQAA, encoded by the coding sequence ATGAATCAGAACTTCCTCGACTTCGAACAGCCGATCGCCGAGCTGGAGGCGAAAATCGCCGAGCTTCGGCACGCCAGCCAAGGCTCGGCTTTCAACATCGAGGAAGAGATCGTCAAGCTGCGCGACAAGCTGAAAGTGCGCACGGAAGAGATCTTCCGCGAGCTCACGCCCTGGCAGGTGGCGCAGCTGGCGCGGCATCCGCTGCGGCCCTACACGCTCGACTACATCGGCCACATCTGCGAGGAGTTCGAAGAGCTCGCCGGCGACCGCGCGTATGCGGATGACGCGGCACTGGTCTGCGGCATCGGCCGCATCGACGGCAAGCCGGTGACGATCATCGGACACCAGAAAGGCCGCGACACCAAGAGCAAGATCAAGCGCAACTTCGGCATGCCGCGCCCCGAGGGCTACCGCAAGGCCCTGCGCATCATGAAGCTGGCCGAGCGTTTCCGGATGCCGCTGCTGACCTTCATCGACACCCCCGGCGCGTATCCGGGCGTCGGCGCCGAGGAGCGCGGCCAGAGCGAGGCGATCGCGCGCAACCTGATCGAGATGGCCGAGCTGAAGATTCCCGTGGTCTGCACCGTCATTGGCGAAGGCGGCTCGGGCGGCGCGCTGGCCATCGGTGTGGGCGATCGCACGCTGATGCTCGAATACAGCACCTACTCGGTGATCTCGCCCGAAGGCTGCGCCTCGATCCTGTGGAAGTCCGCCGACAAGGCCCGCGATGCCGCCGAGCAGATGGGCATGACCGCACCGCGTCTGCTCGAGCACGGCCTGATCGACAAGATCATCAAGGAGCCGCTCGGCGGCGCCCATCGCGATCCCGCCGAGGCGGCGAAGCGCATCAAGGCGGCAGTCATCGGCGAGGTCGAGGCTTTGGAGCGGCTCGATCTCAACGCGCTGCTGGAGCAGCGTTACGCGCGCCTGCGCCGCTACGGCTCGCACCAGGCGGCCTGA
- the gspJ gene encoding type II secretion system minor pseudopilin GspJ: MRACSLPDRGARRRARQHGFTLLEVVVAVALFAVVAALAYGGLDSVLRARGQLEAQATQLARLQFAVGQIERDLRAAAARPVRDGFGQRQLALIGSSTGIELSRYGYANALDASRAEIERAAYRRVEDRLQRLRWPVLDRAPGTLPEQIELLEGVSDFRLRYFARSGREYDRWPAPGSNELLPVRVEVEIELAGFGRIQRLLELPDAEARL, encoded by the coding sequence ATGCGCGCCTGTTCACTCCCCGATCGCGGCGCGCGCAGGCGCGCGCGACAGCACGGCTTCACCCTGCTCGAAGTCGTGGTCGCGGTCGCCCTGTTCGCGGTCGTCGCGGCACTCGCCTACGGTGGTCTCGACAGCGTGCTGCGCGCGCGCGGGCAGCTTGAGGCCCAGGCCACTCAGCTGGCGCGCCTGCAGTTCGCGGTGGGGCAGATCGAGCGCGACCTGCGTGCAGCCGCCGCGCGGCCCGTGCGCGACGGCTTCGGCCAGCGCCAGCTGGCCCTGATCGGCAGCAGCACCGGCATTGAGCTGAGCCGCTATGGCTATGCCAATGCGCTGGATGCCAGCCGCGCGGAGATCGAGCGCGCGGCCTACCGGCGCGTGGAGGATCGGCTGCAGCGACTGCGCTGGCCGGTGCTGGACCGCGCGCCCGGCACGCTGCCGGAGCAGATCGAACTGCTGGAGGGTGTCAGTGACTTCCGGCTGCGCTACTTCGCGCGCAGCGGCCGCGAGTACGACCGCTGGCCGGCGCCGGGCAGCAACGAGCTGCTGCCGGTGCGCGTCGAGGTGGAGATCGAGCTCGCGGGCTTCGGCCGCATCCAGCGTCTGCTGGAGCTGCCCGATGCGGAGGCGCGGCTGTGA
- a CDS encoding phosphate ABC transporter substrate-binding protein, translating to MKSLSTLLSCGVLLAASPLVSAGAVIVGADSSQAAMDKSAVQAVFLGQEQRVGGAPVVVVFQKAGAARTKFDGDVLGKPGAQLTSHWSRLIFTGRAKKPEEANSDADVVAKVASTPGAIGYVDSVPAGANVKVIFDF from the coding sequence ATGAAAAGCCTCTCTACCCTGCTCAGCTGCGGCGTGCTGCTTGCGGCTTCGCCCCTGGTCAGCGCCGGTGCCGTCATCGTCGGCGCCGACTCCAGCCAGGCCGCCATGGACAAGTCCGCGGTGCAGGCGGTGTTCCTCGGTCAGGAACAGCGCGTCGGCGGTGCACCCGTCGTAGTCGTCTTCCAGAAGGCGGGCGCTGCCCGCACCAAGTTCGATGGCGATGTCCTGGGCAAACCCGGCGCGCAGCTCACCTCGCACTGGTCGCGATTGATCTTCACCGGCCGCGCCAAGAAGCCTGAAGAAGCCAACAGCGACGCCGATGTCGTCGCCAAGGTCGCAAGCACGCCGGGCGCCATCGGCTACGTCGACAGCGTGCCGGCCGGCGCCAACGTAAAGGTGATCTTCGACTTCTGA